From the genome of Biomphalaria glabrata chromosome 17, xgBioGlab47.1, whole genome shotgun sequence, one region includes:
- the LOC106052188 gene encoding uncharacterized protein LOC106052188 — MLRFVLIFVVLVTTQMVSEVESIIGGSLTRRFQTKDPDNIESHSNSMISKVSFQFNNTLSANKTVEDTELSGDSKYQEGGLDLEKKFKLKELPLDQFLPNTTEAYIPANKGVVGSEGQDVPNNKDKK; from the exons ATGCTGAGGTTTGTTCTGATCTTCGTGGTTTTGGTAACTACACAGATGGTGTCAGAAGTTGAGAGT ATTATTGGCGGCTCCTTAACAAGAAGGTTTCAAACT AAGGATCCTGATAATATTGAGTCTCACTCG aactCCATGATCTCTAAAGTTTCTTTTCAATTCAACAACACTTTATCGGCTAACAAAACTGTGGAGGACACTGAACTCTCTGGTGACTCAAAGTATCAAGAAGGTGGTTTGgatctggaaaaaaaattcaaattgaaa GAGTTACCTTTAGATCAGTTTTTGCCTAACACAACTGAAGCGTACATACCTGCAAACAAAGGTGTTGTAGGCAGTGAAGGACAAGACGTACCCAACAACaaagataagaaataa
- the LOC106052478 gene encoding uncharacterized protein LOC106052478 isoform X3: protein MLKACILMLTYLSMVKVFDVYCILGHGSNPFQFSLADIISNISTQDFDFGNLSIPENGLKDNLNFTNIMSSSRNESEVDSRHYLVICEQ from the exons ATGCTGAAAGCCTGCATTTTGATGCTGACCTATCTATCGATGGTTAAGGTCTTCGATGTTTATTGT aTTTTAGGCCATGGTTCAAATCCTTTTCAATTTTCTTTA GCTGACATAATCAGTAACATCTCAACTCAAGACTTTGATTTTGGAAATCTGAGTATACCTGAAAATGGTTTAAAAGATAACTTGAACTTTACGAACATTATGTCTAGTAGCAGGAACGAATCTGAGGTAGAta GCAGACACTATTTGGTGATATGTGAACAATGA